The Candidatus Zixiibacteriota bacterium genomic interval TCTGGCCCAGATCGGGGAGATTTATACTACCGTGCCCCCACGTGTCCTCGTCTGCCGACTCTTCAGGCCAATAGTAGAGTGCCTTGGCTCGGACGTTCTCCAGCACCGTTAGCAGAACAAAATCCTTGATGGCAGTAACACTTTGCAGCACGGTCTTGTCATCCGGCGTGAAAATGACATTCAGTTTGGACTTGAGATCAGGCGATTTCAGATCGGCGGTGCGCATTGCCACAAGTGACCCTTCCGGAATCCCCAGCCATTCGGAGTTGAGACGAACCAGCAAATGCCCCTTGAACGGGAAGACATAGGAGTCTCTCGGGAACGGCAGTTCGAACTTCAGTCCGCTCGAATCAACCAGCCAGTCTATCGAGTCCCAGAAATCGAGCGACTTGCTGAGCATCAGTGTATTCCCCTCCGGGCGAAATGACACAGAGGCACTGACCGATACATCGGTGCTGTCGCCTTCGATGATCGTGGTCGCTGCCGATAAAGGCGTTCCCCGATCCCACTTCTTGATGATCCGCGGGTATCCCGACAATGTCATGGAACCGGGCCCAAAATCGGTACCGACAAGGAGCGTGTTGGCATCATACCAGGTGACATCGCTCTTGGCTTCCGGCATATAGAAGCCGTCTTTGACAAACGCTTTTGTTTTGAAATCAAACTCGCGGTACTCCGCCGCGTCGCGGCCACCGATCGACAGCGCGATCATGCTCCGGATCCTCCCGGGCGGAAGATTGGCCGCACCGGCATAGACATAATTCTTCCCTTCATCAGCGCTCAGCTTGTCGATATCGAGCACCGCTTCCCACTGAGGATCTTTCTTGAGATATTCTGCAAGCGGGGTTCGCCGGATGATCCCTTTGACGTGTGTTTCATCCTGCCAGAAATTGTACACCTGCCCCTCGTCCAGAGTCCCGTACGGGATCCGGTCCTTGGCATTGAGAATGGTCAGGATCTCATCTTGGAATTTCACGAAATTGGGATCGTTTTCAAACGCCTTCAAGGTCAGTTCATCTTGAGCCTTCACCCAGTTCAGGGCGGTGCTGTCCTGAGCATTCTCGAGCCAGATGAATGGGTCGTCGTCGGCCCCGTTGGCTGTCTGTACGTAGATTGGATTGATGATAACGGCGACAGTTATCGCCAGTGCCAAAAGCAGTGCGGCTCTGATTCTCATACTACCTCCGAGGGGGTAAAGCATCTATTGCTACCGTAAATGTCTATCGTCAGAAGAGAAGCCGCAAGTGGATATTTGGAGGTCAGGAGGCCGATGTTGCCGCTGGTTAAGGACCCTTTCGGTTGATAATGCTTCTGCTTGTTGGTGCCTTCGACTGAAGATGCATTCGGTTGATGTTTCCTTGGGCTGCCGTAGGGCGGAACCGCTTCTGGTTCCGCCACTCATCTACCGGGTGTCGGGTTTCATGCTGAGGATACAATGCCACTCCGGTCTGCCCTCGTGGTGAATGTGGTAGCTAATTTAGCATGACTCTCTGACATTGAACGCATGAAACAGTGTCCTAAGAGGCTTGTGGTACGGCATGCGTTGATATGCGCGTACCAGCCATAACGGAATTCATCACCCTTCGGGTGTTCTACGGGTTCCAAGCCCCCAGCCACATTTGAGTGGGAGTAGGGGGCGCTCTCGAATTCCAAGCACTCCCCACTGACAGAAACTGTCAGTGAACCCTATATTCTGGTTGTTGCAGAATAAATTGCGGCGAAAGAGACGGCGTCGACAATCTCTTCGCACTGACAGATTCTGTCAGTAACTGACAACTCCTGCCTGCAAGCCTGATCAGCGGCAAAAGTGTTGCATGGACAACAAAATCTCACTTTTCTTCTTGACACGCGGGGGGGGGGTATTCGTTATAATTGAAACAAGACGAGGGAAGCACCTCGGGAGGTTTAATGGACATGAGAGTGAAAGAACTGAGCGCGGTGTGTGTTCTGCTGTGTAGTGCATTCGGGCTATTCCTGTCGATGTGCACCGACCACGGGACTGATCCAAAACCAGAGGGGCCGAAGGACTATGCGGTGTTCTTTGGTGACTATACTGTACCGCCATATGAGCTTTACCGGTATCACGTCGTTTCTGGTAAGCTGGATTCGACCACTAGTCAGCCACAGTCGCTGATTTCGCCGACTGCAGTTTCTGCAGATGGAAAGCGCCTTTACTGGTATGACGGAACAGTGATGGATGCTGAGACATTCGATGTATTGACACCATTGCCACATCGTGGTTATGTGGCTCCATCCCCGGACAACCAGCTACTCGCCGTGTGTGACACTGACCTTTTCATCCTCCGCACTTCGGATTTCTCGGTGGTCTATCATGACACGGATGCTGTCGCGAGCGGAACCTTCAGCGGCAACAGCAAGAGATTCTATGGCAAGAAGGCCGCAGTAGGTGATTGCTACCCTATGTACAAGCTCGATCTGGAACAAGCGAATCAAGTGACCTACTCGTGCATTAAGGGTGGAATGGGTCTCGAACCATTGGTTATTTCGCCGGACGAGACTAAGCTGT includes:
- a CDS encoding prolyl oligopeptidase family serine peptidase; translation: MRIRAALLLALAITVAVIINPIYVQTANGADDDPFIWLENAQDSTALNWVKAQDELTLKAFENDPNFVKFQDEILTILNAKDRIPYGTLDEGQVYNFWQDETHVKGIIRRTPLAEYLKKDPQWEAVLDIDKLSADEGKNYVYAGAANLPPGRIRSMIALSIGGRDAAEYREFDFKTKAFVKDGFYMPEAKSDVTWYDANTLLVGTDFGPGSMTLSGYPRIIKKWDRGTPLSAATTIIEGDSTDVSVSASVSFRPEGNTLMLSKSLDFWDSIDWLVDSSGLKFELPFPRDSYVFPFKGHLLVRLNSEWLGIPEGSLVAMRTADLKSPDLKSKLNVIFTPDDKTVLQSVTAIKDFVLLTVLENVRAKALYYWPEESADEDTWGHGSINLPDLGQISIKSANSFSNTMMISYDDFLTPTKLYLLDDPTAAPREIKSLPAGFSSDNLKVEQFSATSTDGTAIPYFMVSRKDLKLDGNNPTLLYGYGGFRASELPSYSRTIGKVWLSNGGVYVLANIRGGGEFGPRWHKSALKENRQKAFDDFISVAEDLIRRGVTSPAHLGIMGGSNGGLLVGTCFVQRPDLFKAVVCQIPLLDMLRYTKMGAGSSWIGEYGDPEIAEQRAYIEKYSPYQNLKSGVKYPEVFFWTSTADDRVHPGHARKMAARMEQMGYKTFFYEELSGGHASGADNKQRARVIALEYAYLWRMLK